A single Balaenoptera ricei isolate mBalRic1 chromosome 13, mBalRic1.hap2, whole genome shotgun sequence DNA region contains:
- the LOC132377087 gene encoding ubiquitin-like modifier-activating enzyme 5, producing MALKRMGIVSDYEKIRTFAVAIVGVGGVGSVTAEMLTRCGIGKLLLFDYDKVELANMNRLFFQPHQAGLSKVQAAEHTLRNINPDVLFEVHNYNITTVENFERFMNRISNGGLEEGKPVDLVLSCVDSFEARMTINTACHELGQTWMESGVSENAVSGHIQLIIPGESACFACAPPLVVAANIDEKTLKREGVCAASLPTTMGVVAGTLVQNVLKFLLNFGTVSFYLGYNAMQDFFPTMSMKPNPQCDDRNCRKQQEEYKKKVAALPTQEVVQEEEKIIHDDNEWGTELVSEVSEEELKNSSGPIPDLPEGITVAYTVPQKQEDSVPEVTVEDSGESLEDLMAKMKNM from the coding sequence ATGGCATTGAAACGAATGGGAATTGTAAGTGACTATGAGAAAATCCGTACCTTTGCTGTAGCAATAGTAGGTGTTGGTGGAGTTGGCAGTGTGACTGCTGAAATGCTGACAAGATGTGGCATTGGTAAGTTGCTGCTCTTTGACTATGACAAGGTGGAACTGGCCAATATGAATAGACTTTTCTTCCAACCTCATCAAGCAGGATTAAGTAAAGTTCAAGCAGCAGAACATACTTTGAGGAACATTAATCCTGATGTTCTTTTTGAAGTACACAACTACAATATAACCACAGTAGAAAACTTTGAACGTTTCATGAATAGAATAAGTAATGGTGGGTTAGAAGAAGGAAAACCTGTTGACCTAGTTCTTAGCTGTGTGGACAGTTTTGAAGCTCGAATGACAATAAATACAGCTTGTCATGAGCTTGGACAAACATGGATGGAGTCTGGGGTCAGTGAAAATGCAGTTTCAGGGCATATACAGCTCATAATTCCTGGAGAATCTGCTTGTTTTGCGTGTGCTCCACCGCTTGTAGTTGCTGCAAATATTGATGAGAAGACTCTGAAACGAGAAGGTGTTTGTGCAGCCAGTCTTCCTACCACTATGGGAGTGGTTGCTGGGACCTTGGTACAAAATGTGTTAAAGTTTCTGTTAAATTTTGGTACTGTTAGTTTTTACCTTGGATACAATGCAATGCAGGATTTTTTCCCTACTATGTCCATGAAGCCAAATCCTCAGTGTGATGACAGAAATTGTAGGAAGCAACAGGAAGAATATAAGAAAAAGGTAGCAGCACTGCCCACACAGGAGGTTGttcaagaagaggaaaagataatACATGACGACAATGAGTGGGGTACTGAGTTGGTATCTGAGGTTTCAGAAGAGGAACTGAAAAATTCTTCAGGTCCAATTCCTGACTTACCTGAAGGAATTACAGTGGCGTATACAGTTCCCCAAAAGCAAGAAGATTCTGTACCTGAAGTAACAGTGGAAGATTCTGGTGAAAGCTTGGAAGACCTCATGGCCAAGATGAAGAACATGTAA